Genomic window (Terriglobales bacterium):
CATCCGCGTCATCCTCACCGAGTTGAACCGTATCGCCAGCCACCAGCTCTGGCTGGGCACCCACGCCCTCGACATCGGGGCCATGACCCCGCTCTTCTATACCTTCCGCGACCGGGAAGAGATCCTCAAGATCTTCGAGAAGTACTGCGGGGCGCGGCTGACCACCCACTCCTTCCGCATCGGCGGCTGCCAGTACGAGACCTACGAGGGCTTCGAGCAGGACGTGAAGAGGTTCTGCGACTTCTTCGAGCCCAAGATCGACGAGTACGAGCAACTGCTGACCACCAACCGCATCTGGGTGCAGCGGACCAAGGGCGTGGGCATCCTGTCGGGCCCGGACTGCAAGGCGCTGGGGGTGACCGGGCCGGTGCTGCGCGCCAGCGGGGTGAAGTGGGACCTGCGCAAGGCCCAGCCCTACGCCGCTTACAAAGACTTCGAGTTCGAGATCCCCACCGGGCAGAACGGCGACACCTACGACCGCTACCTGGTGCGGGTGGCGGAGATGCGGCAGTCGCTGCGCATCATCCGGCAGGCAGTGGAAGGCATCCCCGAAGGCGCCATCATGGCCAAGATCCCCAAGGTGCTGAAGCCGCCGGTGGGCGAGATCTACCACTCCATCGAGGCGCCCAAGGGCGAGCTGGGATACTTCGTGGTGAGCGACGGCTCCACCCAGCCCTACCGGGTGCGCGTGCGTCCGCCTTCGTTCGTCAACCTGCAGGCGCTGAACAAGATGGTGATCGGTGGGCTGGTGGCGGACGTGGTCGCGGTCATTGGCACTCTCGATATCGTCTTAGGAGAAGTAGACCGTTAAGAAAAAGCTCACCACAAAGAGCACCAAGGTAGACACGAAGGCCACGAAGGAAAGAAGAAGCGATGACGGTTGTACCTCTCAGGGCGAAACGGAGCGCCAACGAAGTCAGTCGCCTGATCTTGGATGCCGCCATGAAGGTGCATTCGGTCCTCGGGCCGGGGTTGCTGGAGAGCGCCTATGAGGCCTGCCTGGCCCAGGAACTACGCCTGAGGGGTTTGGATGTACAGACGCAGGTTCCGCTGCCAGTGGTTTATGAAGGTACCAAGCTGGAGGTCGGATATCGCGTCGACATGCTTGTTGAAGGAGTGGTGGTGATTGAGGTAAAGAGCGTGGATGGCATCGCACCGATCCATGAAGCCCAGCTTTTGTCGTACCTCAAACTAAGCGGCAGAAATCTGGGTCTGCTCTTGAACTTCAATACAGTCCACCTGAAGGACGGGATCCGACGTTTCGTGATGGGCACCGGTTGGCAGTGAGCCTTTTGTGAGACCTTTGTGTCCTTTGTGGTGAGCTTTTTCAAGGTCTAACCACCAAGGGCACAAAGGTAGACACGAAGGGCACGAAGGAAGAGATGCAGAGCTTTCTGGAGTATCTGAAATCGAATGTGACGCCGGGGCAGGCGGGCGACCCGCTGTGGGCGCTGATCTACATCCTCATCATCTTCGGCGGGGTGTCGCTGGTGGTGATGTCGATGAACTGGCTGGAGCGCAAGGCGCTGGCCCACATGCAGGTGCGGCTGGGGCCCATGAGGGTGGGCCCGCACGGGCTGCTGCAACCCATCGCCGACGCCATCAAGCTCTTCATCAAGGAAGACATCATCCCCGAGGGCGCCGACAAGCTGGTCTTCTGGCTGGCCCCGGTGGTGATCGTCATCGCCGCCTTCACCGTGTACATCGTGGTGCCCTTCGGGCCCACGCACGCGGTCACCGACATGAACATCGGCCTGCTGTTCATGCTGGGGGTGGCCTCGTTGGCCACCCTGGGCGTGATCATGGCGGGCTGGGCTTCCAACTCGCACTACCCGCTGCTGGGCTCGCTGCGCTCCAGCGCGCAGATGGTCTCCTACGAGATCGCCATGGGTATGGCGGTGG
Coding sequences:
- a CDS encoding GxxExxY protein yields the protein MTVVPLRAKRSANEVSRLILDAAMKVHSVLGPGLLESAYEACLAQELRLRGLDVQTQVPLPVVYEGTKLEVGYRVDMLVEGVVVIEVKSVDGIAPIHEAQLLSYLKLSGRNLGLLLNFNTVHLKDGIRRFVMGTGWQ
- a CDS encoding NADH-quinone oxidoreductase subunit D — encoded protein: MSESTTRTDPILAFEEKKDPTFLDATELVLNMGPQHPSTHGVLRVILKLDGEKVLGTECVIGYLHRGVEKIAEHRTYAMFNPYVDRMDYVAAVSNGLGYCEAVEKLLNVEAPPRAQYIRVILTELNRIASHQLWLGTHALDIGAMTPLFYTFRDREEILKIFEKYCGARLTTHSFRIGGCQYETYEGFEQDVKRFCDFFEPKIDEYEQLLTTNRIWVQRTKGVGILSGPDCKALGVTGPVLRASGVKWDLRKAQPYAAYKDFEFEIPTGQNGDTYDRYLVRVAEMRQSLRIIRQAVEGIPEGAIMAKIPKVLKPPVGEIYHSIEAPKGELGYFVVSDGSTQPYRVRVRPPSFVNLQALNKMVIGGLVADVVAVIGTLDIVLGEVDR